In Gracilibacillus salitolerans, the sequence GAGTCGAAAGGTATTTATATTGGAAAGGGAGTATGAAAAAATGCATCAAGTACGAATTGGAATTATTGGTGTCGGAAGTATGGGTAACTCGCATGCTAAATACTTACAGGCAAATGAGATAAAAGATGCGAGCTTAACTGCTGTTTTAGACAATAGTGAAGAAAAGGTGAAATGGTTAAAAGAGAATTTAAAAGAAAGTGTTAAAGTATTTTCAGATGAAGATGCCTTCTTTGAATCTGGGTTAGTTGATGCAGTTATCATTGCTACTCCACACTATGATCACGCTAGTCTAGCAATAAAAGCATTTGAATATGGTCTTCATGTTTTATCAGAAAAACCGGCCGGAGTTTATACTAAACAGGTACGAGAAATGAACGAAGCAGCAGAAAAAAGCGGTAAAGTTTTTTCCATTATGTACAATCAACGGACTAATCCACTCTATCAAAAGGTGCGTGACCTTATTCAAGCTGGAGAACTAGGAGAAATACGTAGAATTAATTGGCTTATTACAAATTGGTATCGCTCTCAAAGTTATTACGATTCCGGTGGATGGCGCGCAACGTGGTCTGGTGAAGGTGGCGGAGTCTTAATCAACCAGTGTCCACATCAGCTTGATTTATGGCAATGGATGACCGGGATGATGCCAACAAGGATGCGAGCGTTTTGTAATTTTGGTAAGTATCGTGATATTGAAGTCGAGGATGATGTGACTGCATACGCAGAATATGAAAACGGTGCAACAGGAGTATTTATAACGACGACAGGGGAGGCACCAGGTACAAATAGACTGGAAATTACTGGTGATCAAGGGAAAGTCGTGATAGAAAATGGCGAATTAGATTTTTGGAGACTACGTGTTTCAGAACCTCAATTTAATCGGGAATATAAGGGCGGATTTGGAGCACCAGAATGCTGGAAGGTAGATGTGCCAATAAGTGGTGCAGAAACAGCACATCGAGGTATCACGCAAAATTTCGTTCATGCAATTTTAGAAGGAGCATCCTTAATAGCTCATGGTGAAGAAGGTATTAAAGGTTTAATGCTTTCCAATGCGATGCACTTGTCCACTTGGACAGACGATTGGGTAGAGTTTCCTTTAGATGAAAATCTTTATTATGAGCTATTACAGGAAAAGATAGCTTCATCCACAAGTGACAAATGTACGAAAAGTATTCCTTTAAATGTCGAAGGAACTCATTAGTTTAATAGGTGAAATAGATTCAGCTGCTATGATGAGGAGGTAACAACATGGAAGGCAAAGGTTTAATAGGTGGGTTTTATAGAATATCAAACATCATTACGAGGTTTGTAGGTATAAATTTATTATGGATTTTATTTAATTTGCCATTACTGTATTTGGCATTGTGTACCATATATGCACAAAATATTAATCAGTTGATGACTCTAGGAGTTACCATCACCATCCTAGCGCCTTTTGTCTTTTTTCCATCAACAACAGCCATGTATGGAGTAATCCGTAAATTTATCCTTAGTGAAGAGATAAGGGTGTTTCAGTCCTTTTTAAGGTATTATAAAGAAAATTATGTGAGAAGTATGGTTGGAGGATTATTGATTGGGCTAATGTGGATCGTGTTGATTGCTGATTATTATTACTTTACTACATTTATTGAAGGTTGGTTTAAGTATTTATTTATCAATTTAGCTTTATTTTTATTTGTCTTTACACTTCACTTCTTCTCATTAACGATTCATGTGCACACCAAACTAAAAGATACGTTTAAAATTGCTCTATTACTTACATTTGGAAATCCACTCCTTACATTGGTATTAGGTGCAATTACTGTTTTAATCATTTATTTAAGCTTTAACGTTATAACATTTTTGATACCATTTTTCTTGGGTTCACTTATTTCATATGTATCATTCTATGGATTTCACAAGTTATTTATGAAAATCCATTCATCTTATTTAACAGATCCAAAGACAACTGATACTATCCAAAATTAGATTGTTTTCAGAAACCAATTGTTCTTCCATTGATACACATATGTTTTTAATGATTCTTTTATATCTAGCCCACTGGTATTATGTTAACCCATTCATCCGACGAAGCAATGATTGAAGATATAAAAAAACAATGCAATGGTGTATGGAAACATCA encodes:
- a CDS encoding Gfo/Idh/MocA family protein, which produces MHQVRIGIIGVGSMGNSHAKYLQANEIKDASLTAVLDNSEEKVKWLKENLKESVKVFSDEDAFFESGLVDAVIIATPHYDHASLAIKAFEYGLHVLSEKPAGVYTKQVREMNEAAEKSGKVFSIMYNQRTNPLYQKVRDLIQAGELGEIRRINWLITNWYRSQSYYDSGGWRATWSGEGGGVLINQCPHQLDLWQWMTGMMPTRMRAFCNFGKYRDIEVEDDVTAYAEYENGATGVFITTTGEAPGTNRLEITGDQGKVVIENGELDFWRLRVSEPQFNREYKGGFGAPECWKVDVPISGAETAHRGITQNFVHAILEGASLIAHGEEGIKGLMLSNAMHLSTWTDDWVEFPLDENLYYELLQEKIASSTSDKCTKSIPLNVEGTH
- a CDS encoding YesL family protein, giving the protein MEGKGLIGGFYRISNIITRFVGINLLWILFNLPLLYLALCTIYAQNINQLMTLGVTITILAPFVFFPSTTAMYGVIRKFILSEEIRVFQSFLRYYKENYVRSMVGGLLIGLMWIVLIADYYYFTTFIEGWFKYLFINLALFLFVFTLHFFSLTIHVHTKLKDTFKIALLLTFGNPLLTLVLGAITVLIIYLSFNVITFLIPFFLGSLISYVSFYGFHKLFMKIHSSYLTDPKTTDTIQN